One genomic window of Mus musculus strain C57BL/6J chromosome 4, GRCm38.p6 C57BL/6J includes the following:
- the Mob3c gene encoding MOB kinase activator 3C isoform X2, with protein MALCLKQVFAKDKTFRPRKRFEPGTQRFELYKKAQASLKSGLDLRSVVRLPPGESIDDWIAVHVVDFFNRINLIYGTMAEHCSESSCPVMAGGPRYEYRWQDERQYRRPAKLSAPRYMALLMDWIEGLINDEDVFPTRVGVPFPKNFQQVCTKILTRLFRVFVHVYIHHFDSILSMGAEAHVNTCYKHFYYFIQEFSLVDQRELEPLREMTERICH; from the exons ATGGCACTGTGTCTGAAACAGGTGTTTGCGAAGGACAAGACTTTCCGGCCCCGGAAGCGCTTCGAGCCTGGCACACAGCGCTTTGAGCTATATAAGAAGGCACAAGCTTCACTCAAGTCCGGCCTGGACCTTCGGAGTGTGGTGAGGCTGCCGCCTGGGGAGAGCATCGATGACTGGATCGCTGTGCATGTGGTGGACTTCTTCAACCGTATCAACCTCATCTATGGCACCATGGCTGAGCACTGCAGTGAGAGCAGCTGCCCAGTCATGGCTGGTGGGCCCCGCTACGAGTACCGCTGGCAGGACGAGCGTCAGTACCGAAGGCCCGCCAAGCTCTCAGCACCCCGCTATATGGCATTGCTCATGGACTGGATCGAGGGTCTCATCAATGATGAGGATGTCTTTCCTACACGTGTGG GAGTTCCCTTCCCCAAGAACTTCCAGCAGGTCTGCACCAAGATCCTGACCCGACTCTTCCGAGTCTTTGTCCATGTCTACATCCACCACTTTGACAGCATCCTCAGCATGGGGGCGGAGGCACATGTCAACACCTGCTATAAGCACTTTTACTACTTCATCCAGGAGTTCAGCCTGGTGGACCAGAGGGAACTGGAGCCACTG AGGGAGATGACAGAACGGATCTGTCACTGA
- the Mob3c gene encoding MOB kinase activator 3C isoform X1, translated as MALCLKQVFAKDKTFRPRKRFEPGTQRFELYKKAQASLKSGLDLRSVVRLPPGESIDDWIAVHVVDFFNRINLIYGTMAEHCSESSCPVMAGGPRYEYRWQDERQYRRPAKLSAPRYMALLMDWIEGLINDEDVFPTRVGGN; from the exons ATGGCACTGTGTCTGAAACAGGTGTTTGCGAAGGACAAGACTTTCCGGCCCCGGAAGCGCTTCGAGCCTGGCACACAGCGCTTTGAGCTATATAAGAAGGCACAAGCTTCACTCAAGTCCGGCCTGGACCTTCGGAGTGTGGTGAGGCTGCCGCCTGGGGAGAGCATCGATGACTGGATCGCTGTGCATGTGGTGGACTTCTTCAACCGTATCAACCTCATCTATGGCACCATGGCTGAGCACTGCAGTGAGAGCAGCTGCCCAGTCATGGCTGGTGGGCCCCGCTACGAGTACCGCTGGCAGGACGAGCGTCAGTACCGAAGGCCCGCCAAGCTCTCAGCACCCCGCTATATGGCATTGCTCATGGACTGGATCGAGGGTCTCATCAATGATGAGGATGTCTTTCCTACACGTGTGG gaggaaactga